The Nocardia sp. NBC_01503 sequence ACCTTTGAAGACGTCGAGCAGTTCGTCATTGGTCATCTTGGCCATGATGGACCCCCTTGAAGCGCTGACCAGGAGATACATCCATCATATGCGCGGATGCCACCCGCTGGCGATCAGTTTTGCGGGGCGGCCAGTGCGGTGAGGTAGTCGCGTTCGGCGGCGGTGAGCGGGCGTGGCGCGCCGTCGGCTATCGCGACGAGCGTGGAAGTCGCTGTGAGATAATGGGATTCGGCATCGCGGACCTCATGTCGCAGGGTGAAGGATGAGGTGCCGATGCGGTCCAGCACGGTGCGGACCGTAACCGGTTCGCGACGGAACACCAGCGGTGTGCGGTAGGTGAGTCGCTGCCCCGCGACCACGACCCGCCAAGGGCCGTCGGGTGATTCGCACCCGGCGAGCAGCTCGGTGCGGGCCTCGTCCAGGTACTGCGCGAAGACCACATTGTTCACATGCTGGAGCGCGTCCATATCGGTGCGGCGCAGTTGGATGTCATAGGAGTGCATCAGGCGCTCAGTTCCTCGAGCATGCGGCGTTCGGCGTCGTCGAGTTTGCGGGAGCGCTGCGCCTCGCGGTCGAAGGCGACCATGGTGCAGGTCGCGGCCGAATAGACGATGTCGTCATCGCGGATCTCCTGCGTCAGGGTGAACGATGAGCTACCCACCTTGGTCACCCAGGTCTCCACCCGCACCGGCTCCGAGCGATACCGCAGCGGCGTCAGATAGTCGATATCCATCTGCGCGACCACGCACGACCCGCGGAACCCCCGCTCGCGGAATACGTCGATGCGGGTTTCCTCCAGGTAGCGCAGGTGTTCGGCATTGTGCACATGACCGTCCGCGTCCATATCGGACCAGCGCAGGGGGCACAGGAACTGGTGTCTAGCCACCCGGCATTCATACCAAGCCGCACTTCGGGCGCTCTGACCAGCAGTCGATGGCCGGATTTGCAAGAGCCGTGGCATTGACGCCATGCGGGTGCCGAACGCAGGCTGAGAGGTATGCGGGTGGTGCTGATGGTGGTCTACGACGGATTCCAACTCGTGGATCTGGCGGCTGCACCGGCCGGGCGGTCAGAGCCAGCACCCCGATGGCCGCCGCTCCGCCCAGGCGCAATTCGCTGCGCGCACTCCAGGTTTGGCTGGAGGAGAACCTCGCCGAGGACCTGTCCCTGCCAGCCCTGGCCGAGCACGTAGGGATGAGCACCCGGCATTTCTCCCGGGTCTTCGCCATCGAGACCGGCACCACCCCCGCCCGCTATGTCGAACAGGTCCGCATCGGCGCGGCACGTCGCCTGCTGGAGAACACCGATCAGCCCATGGACCGGGTCGCGGCCGCCGTCGCACTCGGCAGTCCGGAGACCCTCTACCGAATCTTCCACCACCACCTGGGCATTCCGCCGGGCGAGTATCGCGCGCGCTTCACCCGCGTTTGAATCGGCACCGAAAGTGAGAGTCCCCCAGGACCTTCCAGATCGCCATAGTGCTGTACCCGGGCATGACCGTGCTCGATGCCATCGGACCCGATGAGGTGCTGCGGTCGCTGCCCGACAGCGAATTGCGGTTCGTATCGAATGAAGTCGGACCGATCGTTTCGGACTCCGGTGTTCTCGTGCTCGGTGCGACGCACACCTTCGCCGAGACGCCCGCCCCCGATCTGGTGCTGATCGGCGGCTCCGAGGCCGCCACCACCGAGGCCATGGCCAATCGCGAACTCATCGACTGGTTGCGCCGCGTGCATCCGAATACCCGGTGGACCACCTCGGTCTGCACCGGTTCACTGGTGCTGGCCGCCGCCGATATCCTGAGGGGACATCCGGCCACCACGCACTGGTCGGCGCAGCCCATGCTGGCCGCCTTCGGCGCGGAGTCCCGTCCGCACGACCGCATCGTGCGCAGCGGCGAGATCGTCACGGCGGCGGGAGTCTCGGCCGGAATCGATCTGGGTCTGTGGCTGGTCGGCGAGATCGCGGGCACCGAGGCGGCGCAGATGACCCAGTTGGGTATCGAATACGATCCGCATCCGCCGTTCGACACCGGGCATCCGGACAAGGCACCGGCCGAACTGCTGCGCAAGACCCGCCTGGAGATGACGAAACGTGCTGCCCGGCCGCGTATTCCACTCGATCTGGCGAGCGCCTTCTGGCATCTGACCCTGAATCGGGTGCGCGAACGCGCAACCGCACGACGCTGATGTGCCGTAGCGTCGAAGTGTGAGCGAGTTGCTCGACGACAATTTCTTCGCCGACCCGCACGAGTACTACCGGCGTTGGCGCGCACACGGTCCGGTGCGTCGGGTCGACTTCGGAGACGGCCTGGATCGCTGGCTCATCCTCGGCTACGAGCAGGGGCGCGCCGCGCTGGCGGATCCGCGGCTGCGCAAGGACATCGCCTACTTCAACGCGGTGCTGGCGCGCAAACGCGGTGTGGCACGGGTGAATCCGCGGCCGCAGGAGGTGCTGCGGCATATGCTCAACTCCGATCCGCCCGATCACACGCGGCTGCGCAAGGCCGTCGCGCGGGCGTTCACCGCACGGCAGGTGGCGCGACTGCAACCGATCATCGAGCGGACCACGGCCGAA is a genomic window containing:
- a CDS encoding DJ-1/PfpI family protein, with amino-acid sequence MAIVLYPGMTVLDAIGPDEVLRSLPDSELRFVSNEVGPIVSDSGVLVLGATHTFAETPAPDLVLIGGSEAATTEAMANRELIDWLRRVHPNTRWTTSVCTGSLVLAAADILRGHPATTHWSAQPMLAAFGAESRPHDRIVRSGEIVTAAGVSAGIDLGLWLVGEIAGTEAAQMTQLGIEYDPHPPFDTGHPDKAPAELLRKTRLEMTKRAARPRIPLDLASAFWHLTLNRVRERATARR
- a CDS encoding acyl-CoA thioesterase; this encodes MARHQFLCPLRWSDMDADGHVHNAEHLRYLEETRIDVFRERGFRGSCVVAQMDIDYLTPLRYRSEPVRVETWVTKVGSSSFTLTQEIRDDDIVYSAATCTMVAFDREAQRSRKLDDAERRMLEELSA
- a CDS encoding acyl-CoA thioesterase, with amino-acid sequence MHSYDIQLRRTDMDALQHVNNVVFAQYLDEARTELLAGCESPDGPWRVVVAGQRLTYRTPLVFRREPVTVRTVLDRIGTSSFTLRHEVRDAESHYLTATSTLVAIADGAPRPLTAAERDYLTALAAPQN
- a CDS encoding helix-turn-helix domain-containing protein, with product MAAAPPRRNSLRALQVWLEENLAEDLSLPALAEHVGMSTRHFSRVFAIETGTTPARYVEQVRIGAARRLLENTDQPMDRVAAAVALGSPETLYRIFHHHLGIPPGEYRARFTRV